From the genome of Cynocephalus volans isolate mCynVol1 chromosome 15, mCynVol1.pri, whole genome shotgun sequence:
CCCCGCGCAGTTCCCGGGCGGTGCGGCCAGCACGCACCGGCCGGGGACCcgagcccgcccaccgccgcgGGCCCCGCCTCCTCGGCCCGGCCTCCGGTCGCCCGGCGCCGCTTCCAGCGAGAGGAGCGGAGGCTAGAGCGGCGGGGCGGGCCCGGGAGGGCCCGTGGAGAAGCACCTCCCGGTGGGCGGGGCTGGGGGCACCCGTGGGGGCGCGCGCTGTGGGGGCTTCGCGGAGGCCTGGAGCGTCTCCGAGGAGAGGGGTGCAGGCGCGTGGGCGCTCCCAGCCCGGGGCCTCCGCGAAGTAGGGGTGGGGGCGGGCCCTCCAGGGTGCGGCCGCGGGGACACCTGTTTCTAAGACCCCCTGTCCCCTCGGACGCGCGCCCTCCGCGCGGGAGCCGACCGTGGGGGCGGCCGCCGCGAGCATGCGCACCGGTACTGCGGCGGGCGGCGCGGGCAGCGGGGAGCGGGCCCTCTGCCGCCCCGCGCTCCCATGTACGCCTTCTACTCGCTGCTCGTCTACATCTTCTACAGCCTCTTCCGCAGGGATGGCGGGCCAGCGGCGACCGCAGACGCCGGGGACCCCGCCCAGGTGAGCGGGGGTGGCCCTGCGCCACCCGTCGAccactccccagcccccaacGCCACCCCGCCCCCAGATCCGGTGGTGGCGGGCCCGCGCGGCTTACATCCTCGGGCGCTGACGCTGCGCGGCGGGGTCGTGCCGAGGACCGTCGTATCGGTGCAGGTGCTGGAGGCATAGACCCGGCCCCGTCCCGGAGGGAAGTGGCCCCGCGGGCTGCCTGCTCCCTCCTCAGGGACGCCCCTCGTTCCCTCCCTAGAGAGCCCGCTGCAAGCTCCGGGGTCGCCGTCGTTCCGACGAGCCCGCGCCGGAACTGTGGACCGAGCTGACCGGCCGGGCCGGTAGGTGCGGGCAGCAGTGAGGGAGCCCCGCCGTCCGGGAGACGGAGGCGCGCTCGTGACCTCACCGGGAGAGAGCGGAGGCCCAACCTCCCACACGTGACCCGaggtctctctcctccctccactCGCTTCGCAGCCTGCTCCGAGTCTACGGATGGGCCGGAAGGGGGACCCGAGGGCCGCCCCCCCGAAGTGTCCCTAGAAGAGGCCCTCGTGCGCCTCGCTGAGTTCCTCTCCGGCCAGCTGGGGGCGGAAGAAAGCTGCGGGAATCCTCCCGACCTGGGCAAGGTGAGCAAGGCAGAAGGCTGTCTCCAGCAACCCTGCCGTCCTCCACGGTCTTCTCTGTTCCGATTCTTATTTCCTTCGCAGCCCCGGGACGTTCCCCCACTCTTGGCAGTGACCAGTCAACTCCTGGCCCTTCTGGCGTGGATTCGGAGCCCCAGAGGGAGGCAGACCTTGCTCCAGGGCACTCAGGCAGCCTCGCGGGTGCAGCCCCCAGCTCCAGATGGTGCGTAAGGGGTAGTAAGCAGGAAGAGGACTCTGCGGGGGGAGCGAAGCCCACCAGAACGTGGGCGGCCTTGGGCTGGCTGCTTAGTGCAGTTGgcagagtgcagtgttgataacagtGAGGTCAACGGTTTAAATCCCCAAATCAGCTAGctaccaaaaaagcaaaaacaaacaagcaagaaaaCCTGGGCACCTGGAGTTCAGGGGTCCCAAGCCCAACCCTGTTTCTGAGGATTCAGGCCAGGGACCTCTTTAGTCCTGACGGGGCTCCCCTCATGCCAGGATCCGCATCCCAAGAGGAAAGCCCTTCCCACCCCACTGCAGCCCCAGGTGAGGCACCAAGGGGCGAGGCTCAGGCCCAACAGCCTCTCCAGTTGGAAGAGGACCAGAGAGCTTGGCAACGGCTGGAGCAGCTCATCCTTGGACAGGTGAGGAGAGCAGGAGTCAGCCTGGACTGGGGACTGGGAGACTGGAAAAAGGAGCTCCACCCTGTGCCCCTCATTCCACCCCAGCTGGAAGAGCTGAAGCAGCAGCTGGaacagcaggaggaggagctgggcagACTGCGTCTGGGAGTGGTGAggctgttgggggtggggtgcagggttGGGGGGACGtgcggggtggggggcagggcttGCAGGTGATCCCTGATGACTTTCCTCTTTGCCAGGGGGCAACAGACTCGGAGAAAAGGGTCCAGCATTTAACTTTGGAGAACAAGGCCCTGAAACAGAGCTTGAGCCTCACTCGAGATCTGCTGCTGCACTGGGGCCCTAGCGCCCCCGCCAGGGCACCACAGGTACCCTGCTTCTCAGCTGCTACTGTCTCAGCAGCCCGGGGCTTCTGTACACCTGGCATTTGACAACAGGGCCCAAGCCTTCTTAGAACTTCATACTTGCTGAAGCAGGGCCTGACCGTAGACAGGTCCTGTGATGGTCTGTGCAGGGCAGCCTAATCAGGAAGGTTGGTAGCTGTGAAAAAACACCTTGTTCATGGTTACTCTGAATGACTGACCTTAAAAAAGCAGAGGAACTGGGGAAAGGAATCTTGCACAGAGTTGGAAAGCATGGGTTTGTGGCTGGCTCTGCTCGTAGCTCCTGACTTGACTTTGCTGTCTGTGGAATGGGACTACAGAATGCCCCTCCTTGAGTTTCTTTCTGGCTTTGTACCCCACCTGGCTCCCACTGTCTTATAGGAGGAAGCCGAGGCACTGGTAGAGCTCCAGGTCCAGCTGCAGGAGGCCCAGGACACCACAGAAGCCCTGCGAGTCCAGGTAGGCTTGGGGACCAGGGATGAGGGGTCCCAGGGCAAGGAAGACTAGAGCACTGGGAGGGGGGCATCTGAGGCAGAGCCTGGTAAGTGTCTCTTTCTCAGTGATGGGTGGGGGGGGCAGCTGGGGGTGCAGGAGGTACAGCTGCAGGGCCTTCGGAGGGCTCTCCAGCAGCTCCAGCAGGAGACAGAGCAAAACTGCAGATGGGAGCTGCAGCAGGTGCAcgggcagctggcaggtaagggCTGGGAGCCAGTGGGGTGAGGGGGAGAGTGCATGGAAGGCTCTGGAGTCTGGACTTTCCCTTTCAACAGCCTTTTCTCTCCAGGACTTCGGGCACGGATGGCCAGCCTGCGTCAGGGCTGCGGGGACCTCAGAGGACTGGTCAGCACCTTTACCCAGAGCTGTCAGGGTTCACTAAGTGAGGCCCAGGGCCAGGTCAGGACCCACTCCTCTCCTAGTACCTCCTGTCTGGGCAGCTTGCTCActattttggggggggtggggggtaggaaCCCAGGAACcctattattttttcctccccAACTGTGGGGAGTTGCCTGGGTTAACAGATTAGTTGTAGGTTCTAGAGGCAGAACAGCTTTTCTAATCCTGGGTGTGATCTTAGCTTTGAGTATGTCGGTTCAGTGCAAACTTGATTGACAGCAGATCCTTCAGAGAATTACCAAGAAGTCCTGAGAGATAGATGATGTGATGTTCCTGTTGTTTATTCCTGGGCTTCCTGTTGGGCCCACTGAATGATGCTGCCAGGGACCTGAAGCCACTGAGAGTTGTGGACCACCACAGCCCGGTGGTCACACGGTGGCTCCAGATTGCTGTCAGCACCCAGCCCACCTGTAGCTCCCTGGCCACCTCCACATCCTTCCTCACATCTGTGTTCCCTCAGGTATCCTGGGCTCTGGGGGCACTGTCAGCTGGAGGAACTGGAACTCAGCTCCCTGAGGGGCAGCAGGGGGCTCCAGCTGGATGCCCAGGGCGGCCGCTGGAGCTCAAGGGTATGGCtggcatggggagtgggggtagGAAGGGCAGGCTGGAGGAAGTGGAACTTCTCCATGGTTCAGGGCCTGGGAGGCTGTCGGCTGACTTGATCTCCATCACAGGAAATATCCGTGTGCTGTGTCGGTTGAGGCCGGGGACACTCTCTAGCCTCCTAAGTGTGGATCCCGGCCCAAGGGGCACCATCACCACCTGCTATCGAGGGCGCCAGCGTCGCTTCCGCCTAGACTGGGTCTTCCCTCCAGACGCCAGCCAGGAGGAGGTGACAGCCCCCCTTTGCacctgtcttctctcttccttggaGTCTCCTAGAGTCCAGAAGAGGCTCCAGCTTccccttctctgtgtgtctgccCACCTGGAGGAGGAAGGGTGGCTGGGCTCcagcaggggagggaagaaggctgGAGGGTCTGGGAGGTGGATCTGACAGCCTGGCTGGGCACCTCCTTCCCTTCCAGGTTTCTCCTTCTCTGCATCCCCCCACCATGCTCTGCAGGCCCAGGGGAAACAGATCTTCTGGTTTAGACAGGGAGATCAGCatctttaaagataattttttaccAGAAAGCTAAGGAAAATTAACCAAAGGTGACGTTTATTGTTCATGTAGAAGTGGCAGTACAGCGCGGCTGGCGTGTTCCAGGAGTGGGCTCAGTGCCATGACCCCACTGGCAACGGCTTGAGGCCTCATCCTCTCTGGCTTCGCTGGCTGCCCACTCCCCTTCCTGGGGGCCGGGGTCCCAGCTATGAGGGCAGGCACCCTTCCTAGCTTGGTGGCCTCGAGGCAGGCAGTGGGGGGAGTGCGGCTGAGCATGTGAGCTTCCAGCTTCGGTGCTCTCACTGCCCTTTCCAGATCCCACTCTCCTTCCCGCTTCTCTTTTCCTGCCAGACACTAGTGGAAAGGCAGGGGCTCAAGCCCCAGTCATGGACTTGCTTC
Proteins encoded in this window:
- the KIFC2 gene encoding kinesin-like protein KIFC2, whose product is MYAFYSLLVYIFYSLFRRDGGPAATADAGDPAQRARCKLRGRRRSDEPAPELWTELTGRAACSESTDGPEGGPEGRPPEVSLEEALVRLAEFLSGQLGAEESCGNPPDLGKPRDVPPLLAVTSQLLALLAWIRSPRGRQTLLQGTQAASRVQPPAPDGSASQEESPSHPTAAPGEAPRGEAQAQQPLQLEEDQRAWQRLEQLILGQLEELKQQLEQQEEELGRLRLGVGATDSEKRVQHLTLENKALKQSLSLTRDLLLHWGPSAPARAPQEEAEALVELQVQLQEAQDTTEALRVQLGVQEVQLQGLRRALQQLQQETEQNCRWELQQVHGQLAGLRARMASLRQGCGDLRGLVSTFTQSCQGSLSEAQGQVSWALGALSAGGTGTQLPEGQQGAPAGCPGRPLELKGNIRVLCRLRPGTLSSLLSVDPGPRGTITTCYRGRQRRFRLDWVFPPDASQEEVFRELEPAVLSCLRGYSVCIFTYGQTGTGKTYSMEGPPEDPGIAPRALQSLFREMGVGGQHHVTLSMVEIYNEAVRDLLAPGPLERLAVRQGPEGQGGIQVAGLTHWDVPNLETLHQMLSLGRSNRATAATAMNPHSSRSHALVTLTLRAASPPRAPDTAGTLHLVDLAGSERAWKAGAVGAQRGDPDGARRLREAQTINRSLLALGGVMAALRAHRPHVPFRDSQLTRLLQPALGPGTTAALLLQISTRPEDVGETICSLKFAERVGRVELGPARRRRVSRSRTPSSLSTDTPLTGTPCTPTPSPSSPPSPSPDSGSGSGSALASPEGLL